Proteins encoded by one window of Anopheles maculipalpis chromosome 2RL, idAnoMacuDA_375_x, whole genome shotgun sequence:
- the LOC126567235 gene encoding protein GVQW3-like translates to MSKKNVYKWYSDFKNGCEKVEDEGRPGRPSTSTDVSHVVQIKELVVNIRRLTIRDLSESVEISKPSVNTILKDVLGLKREKSRLVPSFPGVPEGVFATTGSHIVPQPPYSPNLEPADFWLFNNGRGGGRGAFFGHSSKLSKNLTFIPV, encoded by the exons atgtccaagaaaaatgtgtacaaatggtacagtgatttcaagaatggctgtgagaaggtcgaagacgagggccgtccggggagaccatccacctcgaccgacgtctctcacgtcgtccaaatcaaggaatTGGTGGTCAACattcgtcggttgacgatacgagacctttcagAAAGTGTTGAGATTTCCAAACCCTCGGTcaacaccatcctgaaagatgtGTTGGGGTTGAAGCGGGAGAAGTCTCGCCTGGTGCCTTCATTTCCTGGGGTGCCTGAAGGagttttcgcaacaactggcagccatattgttccgcagcCACCGTATTCGCCAAATTTGgaaccagccgacttctggctgttcaacaa TGGGAgaggaggtggaagaggtgcatttttcgggcacagtagtaaGCTATCAAAAAATCTAACATTCATACCAGTATGA